The Alistipes megaguti sequence CCGCCGACGGCAACCGTCAGCGGTGAGTTGGCCTCGAAAGTGACCTCCTCGTCGGCACGCGCCGGAAAGACCGCCAGCACGAGGAGCGCCACCAGAGACAATTTCGCAAAGAATGCTCTCATTACAGTTTACAAAGCGATAGATCGGTTAATCATGCACGCCGCAACCCCGCACAACGTTTGCCGCCTGACGGAGTTCCGGGGCCCGAGGAGGGTTCTCGCCCCCTCTGCCGAAATTACAACGCAACTTCCTGCCCTTTAGTATCTCCCGAGGGCGGATTTTCAGTGTTTGAATTCGGCGAAGAAGTCGTTGCCCTTGTCGTCGACGATGATGAAGGCCGGGAAGTTCTCGACATAGATCTTGCGCACGGCCTCCATGCCCAGTTCGGGGAAGTCGACCACCTCGACCGACTTGATCGAGTTCTTGGCCAGAATGGCGGCCGGACCGCCGATCGAACCGAGGTAGAATCCGCCGTTGGCCTTGCAGGCATCCGTGACGGCCTGCGAGCGGTTACCCTTGGCCACCATCACCAGCGAACCGCCGTGTTTCTGGAACAGATCCACGTAGGGGTCCATACGTCCGGCCGTCGTCGGGCCGAACGATCCCGAAGCCATGCCCTGCGGCGTCTTGGCCGGACCGGCGTAATAGACCGGGTGTTTCTTGAAGTATTCGGGCATCGGCTTGCCCTCGTCGAGCATCTGCTTGATGCGGGCGTGGGCGATGTCGCGGGCCACGATGAGCGTACCGCGCAGGTTCAGACGCGTCTTGATCGGGTATTTGGTCAGGATCTCGCGCACCTTGTCCATACCCTCGTCCAGGTCGATGTCCACCGCGGGCGACATGGCCGGAGCCTCGGCCGGCAGGAAGCGGGCCGGATTCTTCTCCAGCTCCTCGAGGAAGATACCCTCGGGCGTGATCTTGGCCTTGATGTTGCGGTCGGCCGAGCAGCTGACGCCGATGGCCACCGGACACGAGGCGGCGTGGCGCGGAGCGCGGATCACGCGTACGTCATGCACCAGGTACTTGCCGCCGAACTGGGCACCCACACCGCTCTCGCGGCAGATCTTAAGCACCTTCTCCTCCCACTCCAGATCGCGGAAGCAGCGGCCGCCCTCGTTGCCCGAGGTGGGCAGCTCGTCGAGATAGCCGGCCGAAGCCTTCTTCACGGTCGAGAGGCACATTTCGGCCGACGTGCCGCCAATGCAGATGGCCAGGTGGTAGGGCGGGCAGGCCGACGTGCCGAGGTCGAAGATATGCTGCTGGATGAACTTCGTCAGCGACTCCTCGTTGAGCAGCGCCTTGGTCTGCTGGTAGAGGAAGGTTTTGTTGGCCGAGCCGCCGC is a genomic window containing:
- a CDS encoding fumarate hydratase; protein product: MAEFIYQEPFPIEADKTQYRLLTKDYVKVVECDGRKILKVDPKGLELLSKAAYSDVSFYLRPAHLQKLRNILEDPEATDNDKFVAYTMLLNQCVAAEGELPTCQDTGTAICIAHKGEDVWTGADDAECIARGVYETYRDRNLRYSQVVPFSMIDEKNSGTNLPAQIDIYGGKPGMEYEFLFITKGGGSANKTFLYQQTKALLNEESLTKFIQQHIFDLGTSACPPYHLAICIGGTSAEMCLSTVKKASAGYLDELPTSGNEGGRCFRDLEWEEKVLKICRESGVGAQFGGKYLVHDVRVIRAPRHAASCPVAIGVSCSADRNIKAKITPEGIFLEELEKNPARFLPAEAPAMSPAVDIDLDEGMDKVREILTKYPIKTRLNLRGTLIVARDIAHARIKQMLDEGKPMPEYFKKHPVYYAGPAKTPQGMASGSFGPTTAGRMDPYVDLFQKHGGSLVMVAKGNRSQAVTDACKANGGFYLGSIGGPAAILAKNSIKSVEVVDFPELGMEAVRKIYVENFPAFIIVDDKGNDFFAEFKH